In Oryza brachyantha chromosome 1, ObraRS2, whole genome shotgun sequence, the following are encoded in one genomic region:
- the LOC102722260 gene encoding uncharacterized protein LOC102722260, whose product MEEIHGKQEAETASVVKVAREPAIIINGVPDLPPDCTPVSQSEPSNAAEPQVDHHFGESLEGRKVRKLFGDKDYVGKVVKYDSESNWYSVAYEDGDQEDLEWREVEEVLLPLDITMPLRTLILDKAGYQSAVPDSRPKVGRPRKIYAITEANTNRSLVPVSQGNNFMGNQMMTGAANEQSNNLLALIPASTSNDASAAGVNTQACVNASSQPRKRGRPRKNAIVPAKPANSQPKRRGRPPKNRNVSGNVQSVESTPNSLAIVPVDDASITADASRRQNSVLLRNAQTIRAEKLAKAERLKRENMIVQGTPPGTQFF is encoded by the coding sequence ATGGAGGAGATCCATGGCAAACAAGAAGCAGAGACTGCATCTGTTGTTAAAGTTGCCAGAGAGCCTGCCATCATTATCAATGGTGTTCCAGACTTGCCTCCTGACTGCACACCTGTTTCACAATCTGAACCAAGTAATGCTGCAGAGCCTCAAGTTGATCATCATTTTGGTGAATCGTTAGAAGGGCGAAAAGTAAGGAAACTTTTTGGAGACAAGGATTATGTAGGGAAGGTGGTCAAGTATGACAGTGAAAGCAATTGGTACAGTGTTGCCTATGAAGATGGAGACCAGGAAGATCTCGAGTGGCGTGAAGTGGAGGAGGTCCTGCTGCCATTGGACATAACTATGCCACTCAGAACACTCATTTTGGATAAAGCTGGTTACCAGAGTGCAGTTCCTGACTCCAGACCTAAGGTGGGTAGACCAAGAAAAATCTATGCTATAACGGAAGCCAACACAAACAGATCATTGGTTCCAGTATCCCAAGGAAACAATTTTATGGGAAACCAGATGATGACTGGAGCAGCAAATGAACAATCCAATAACTTACTAGCGTTGATTCCAGCATCCACATCAAATGATGCATCAGCAGCGGGAGTAAATACCCAAGCATGTGTGAACGCTAGTAGTCAACCTAGAAAAAGGGGCAGGCCTCGAAAGAATGCAATTGTGCCAGCTAAGCCTGCCAATAGTCAGCCTAAAAGAAGAGGCAGGCCTCCGAAAAACAGGAATGTGTCTGGAAATGTTCAGAGTGTAGAATCCACACCGAATTCTCTGGCGATTGTTCCAGTGGATGATGCAAGCATCACGGCTGATGCTTCTAGGAGGCAGAATAGTGTCCTTTTGCGCAATGCACAGACCATTAGGGCAGAAAAACTGGCAAAGGCAGAAAGActgaagagagaaaatatgatTGTTCAAGGCACACCACCTGGAACTCAATTTTTCTGA